Below is a genomic region from Flammeovirgaceae bacterium SG7u.111.
GGCAAGCACATCGGCATAAGATCTTCTACCCGATATTATGAACGAGCTTTTTTCATTTTTACTAATTGGTCCTTCAAGGGTAAGTTTGCTTGCCAGAAGACCGATACCAGCCGAACCTCCTAGCTTTTTGGTATTACCATCCTTCGTGCGTACATCTAGCATGGAAGAAAGCCTACCTCCGTACATGGAAGGAATACCTCCTTTATACAGGTCGGCACTTTTGAGCACATCTGCATTGAAAACAGAGAACAGCCCAAAAAAGTGTGACGGGTCATAAACTGGAGCTTCATCCAACAAAATCAAGTTTTGATCGGAACTCCCCCCTCTCACAAAAAATGCGGAAGTCCCCTCTCCTGCCGTAATTACACCTGGCTGCATTTGCACATTTTTAATGATATCTGGCTCTCCAAAAAGCGCTGGCAACTCCTTCACTTGTTGGATACTAATCTCATTTCTTCCAGCAGCAATTTCTGTGATGTTATGGTTCTCTGCTTCTCCATGCACCACTACTTCGGCTAGTTCAGTAGCCTGCTCAGTTAATTCTATGTTAAATGTAGTATTTTCAGAAAGGCTAAGTTTTTTATTTATCGTATTGTATCCTATAAAACTGAACCTCACATTGTAGTTCCCTTCAGGAAGGGTAATGGAATAAAACCCATACGGGTTGGTAGTAACTCCGTTGCTTATTTCCTCTATATACACAGTTGCACCAATGATTTCTTCACCGTTGGCTACATCTTTAATGTACCCGCTTATAGTGTATTTTTCTTGGGAAAAGGCATAATTTGACAATAGCAGGCTTATAAAAGCCATAGCGAGAATACTTCTCATAAATCGCATTGATTTAGGGGTTTAAAAAGTTAGATTTTGGCAAAACAATACCAGCCTAAGCTTTTGTGCTTAAGTAGTATCAGACGTTGTTTTAGTGTGCTTGTTTAGTTACTGATAAGTGGAAGGCAGTGACTTTCTTCGTATTCCAAAGAATACAGTTCGTAATTACATTGAGATTTCATGAATCCGTCAAAATAACTTTCAATAGACTGGAGGTGTTTCTTACCATTTCTCCTTACCTTATCCGAAATTTTTCTTACTGAAGATTTGCGTTGGGATTTCATTTAAGTATATTATTTTTTGGTTTCAGGGTTAAGACAAGTTTAGTTCAACCACCCCCCTAAAGAAATTTCTTTTTTTTAAAACAAAACAGATATATCACTGATAATCAATTGATAAAAATTTATTTTTTCTATAAAAAAAACACACACGCATTTGAAGAGAATATTTTTCCTGATGATATTTTGCAAAATTCAAATCAGTGGCTACATTTGCACTTCCAAAAACAAAACGCTCCGTTCGTCTAGGGGTTAGGACGCCAGGTTTTCATCCTGGTAACAGGGGTTCGATTCCCCTACGGAGTACCAAGTTTTTCAATTATATATATCCCCGCTCCGTTCGTCTAGGGGTTAGGACGCCAGGTTTTCATCCTGGTAACAGGGGTTCGATTCCCCTACGGAGTACCAAGTTTTTCAATTATTATATATCCCCGCTCCGTTCGTCTAGGGGTTAGGACGCCAGGTTTTCATCCTGGTAACAGGGGTTCGATTCCCCTACGGAGTACCAAGTTTTTCAATTATTATATATCCCCGCTCCGTTCGTCTAGGGGTTAGGACGCCAGGTTTTCATCCTGGTAACAGGGGTTCGATTCCCCTACGGAGTACCCAAGCCAAGTCTTTCAGACTTGGCTTTTTTTTGTTTTCCACAAATCGCTATTTCATCTTTTGTTATAGCTCTACCCATTGCACTATTTCAGAATACCCATCCCCTCTCACCATATTTGCAGGAAGCGTGTCGGCTATGGGAAGCGAACGAAAATAGCTGCTCAGCCTACATTTTGTGGTTTGCGCTACGTCACGTTTCGTTAATTCGATCCGAAGCGTATCCGATGGAAAAGCTCGCAGCCCTATAGTAACAGAAGACTCCTTGCCCCACCCACTAAACCCTACTTCTTTGCCATTCACCTTCATGCCTTTTATGTTCTGCGCATTATCCATCCAGATAGTTTTCCGAAAGCTTTCTACGGGCGAAACAAGTAAAACCAAAGAACTATCTAGCGAATCCAACTGCACAGATGGCAATGGCACATGTGGCTTCACTTCGGTTTCTTTGGCTTTGAATGTTCTGGTATTTGGGTAGTACAAAGGCACATTTTCTGCCCCTGCAATGTATTGTTCGTTTCCTGCATTTGGGTGTTTATTATAACTTGACCAATAGCCTTTTTCACTCTCTGCATTGTACGTATACTTCAACTTTGAAGGCAAAGGGTAGCTTTCGCTAGGCTCTGATGTAAGGTGGCCAATGAGTAAGCTTGAAACAATCAACATCGCCCCTACAACAGGGACAAGCCTCGATTCAGTCCAAAGCTCTGGGAAGGCCACGAGCAGCCCAAGCGAAATTACGCCAGCCAGCAGCGCAGACCCAGCCAAACCTGATAGGCTGAAAGCTAAAAACAACGTCAGGACTACAGGTGTCCAAACCCCAATGGGGACGATGCTGAAAACATGCCTAAGCACAATAGAGCTGACTGGGGCTTTTTCCAAAAACTGATCTGCAAGGCAAATGAGGGTCAATGCCAACGTAGGAAAAAGCATAAAATAGCTTGCCGTAGGCGCAAAAACATACAACAAGACCGTGACGATACTTAATATGAACAAGGAAGAAAGCTTAAGGGAAGCTATATCACTTTTTTTCACATACCATTTGGCCATGAGCCACATCGCCAACAAACCGATGCCGACACTCGTCACCAAGTACCATTTGTGGTTGTAGAACTGGCCGGCATAAAACTCTTCGTATTGGGGGTAAAACTTAAAAAGCAGTTTGCTCAGCTCAAACGCCAATCCTCCGCTCAATGCCAACCCGAGAAATAAAGACAAAAAGCCTTTCAGGAAAGAGAGTACTGAAAGCTTCTGCCCTTTGGCAACTTTGAAAATGGTAAAAACCACAAGCAAAAGAGTCGTTAGCAACAATGGTAAATCCCATGCTGACGGGTAAATGGGTAAACTTCCGAAGAAATTGAAAAAAGAAGCGTTTTCGCTCTTTACAGAAGAAAGATCTGTATTGGCAAAATGCTTTGCCAACCGAAACATATTTTCCCCAGTGTGCTGAACACTTTTTGGATTAATGTTTTCCGGTATGTCATCTGGGTTGTGGTAATAGGAAAAGCCATCAATAAATGCGTGGTTGATGCCTGCCAACCCTGCGTTTTTGAAAAGGGTAAAATCCGTTCCGTTGGGAAGCCTTTTGTAAATCTCATAAGACATTGAATTGGCTACAGGCCTATTGCCAGCTTCCTTCACTTGTTCCACTAACCAGCCATTCCCATCCGACCATTCGAAAGAAATGCTTGATCCGCTATTGCCCCGAGCTTCGTAGTTCAGTACCAATCCGATATTTGAAAGATCTTTTGTTTTGGCAAAAGCCTTTGCCCCGTATAGCCCTTGCTCCTCCCCATCGGTCACCAAAAACACAATATCGTTCTGATGCCCACCTTGCACAAGAAGCCTAGCTACCTCCAGCATACAAGCCGCTGCATGTACGTCATCAGAAGCACCAGGAGAGTCTATTACACTGTCATAGTGCGCCACCAACACCACCGCTTTCCCATCGCCCTTCCCTTTTATAGTAGCTATGATATTTTCCGTCCTGGCCAACTGGATATAATTCCCAGACTGATAGCTGTCATAACCTACAAACAACTCTGTTTCTAGCCCCAGCTTTTCAAACTCTGCCATAATATAATCCCGCACCTTTCTATTCTCCGCAGTCCCCATCATATGTACTTCAGAAGCCATTATTTCAATATGGGGCAGAGCATTCAGGGCGGAAAAACCCTCCGCGTCGGCTGGCTGTACGGGGGTTGGCTTTTCAAGCTCGAGGGCATAAAAACTTAAAACGATGATCCAGAGCAGCGGCAAGAGCTGCTTAGTTAGGTATGAGTTCATAGCAAAAATTGGTTCAGTAATGTGATTGATTCCAATTTAAGCATTCGTGCCTGTTAGGCAAAAGGAAAGCAAGAAAGATTGGCAGATTATACTCGCCAAACTCCACCAAACGGTTAGGTTAATGAATAATGAAATCAGATCTGAAAAAAAACTTCGAGATATTTGGTGATGGGCAAACAATTCCTCATTTTCCTGCTTTAATCAAGAATACCAAACCTAAACAGACAAAACCTGAAATGAGCAAAGAATATAGCTTCTTTAATGAAGTCCTCAGCTTTGTTGATAAAGCGGCAGTCCATACAGGACACCCAAGCGGACTAATCGACCAAATAAAACAGTGCAACAGCATTTATAAAATGAACTTCCCTATTAGAAAAGAAAATGGGGAGTACGAAGTAATAAAAGGATACAGGGTGCAGCACTCGCACCACAAAACCCCAACAAAAGGAGGTATCCGCTACAGCATGGGTGTGAACGAAGACGAGGTGAAAGCCCTAGCCTCGCTCATGACCTACAAATGCGCCTTGGTAAACGTACCTTTTGGAGGTGCAAAAGGCGGCATCCAGATAGACAGAAGAAATTATTCGAAGGTCGATATAGAGAAAATCACCCGAAGATACGCCTACGAGCTTACCAGAAAGAACTTCATTGGCCCGGCGGTAGATGTCCCCGCCCCTGACTTTGGCACAGGAGAGCAAGAGATGGCATGGATAGCCGACACCTATTCAGCATTTCATCCAGAGTCTATCAATGCTGTTGGCTGCGTAACGGGCAAGCCCATTTCCATGTCGGGGATAAGGGGCAGAAGAGAAGCTACGGGCAGAGGAGTGTATATCGGTCTGTATGAAGCAGTAAACAATGCCGATGACATGAAGAAACTAGGGCTTAGCACGGGGCTAGAAGGCAAGAAAGTGATTGTCCAAGGCTTTGGTAACGTGGGTTTTTATGCCGCCAAGTTTTTGCAAGAGGCAGGAGCGATCATCACAGGAATAGCCGAATACGAAGGGGGGATTTTCCACCCCGATGGGCTAGATGTAGAAGCTGTTTTCAACCACAGAAGAGAGACAAAATCAATCTTGAACTTTGACGGCGCAAAAAACATCACAAACTCGCTGGAATTGCTCGAATACGAATGCGATATCTTAGTTCCCGCAGCCCTAGAAAACCAAATCACTTCGGAAAATGCGGGAAATGTGAAGGCAAAAATAATTGGTGAAGCTGCCAACGGTCCGGTAAGTTCTGCCGCGGCACAAGTTCTTTTAGAAAAAGGCACGCTCATTATCCCTGATTTGTTTCTCAATGCTGGCGGTGTAACCGTCTCATATTTTGAGTGGCTAAAAAACCTTTCGAGGGTTTCTTTTGGGAAGTTGGAAAAACGCTACGACAAACTCAACAACCAACACTTGGTGGAGATGCTGGAAAACACTACAGGAAAATCTTTGACAGAAGCCCAAAGAAATACGGTAGTGAAAGGTGCTAGTGAATTAGACCTTGTAAATTCAGGTTTGGAAGATACCATGATCGGTGCCTACCAAGAAATGCGGGAAACAGCTTACAAATACAAAATTGACGACTTGAGGGTAGCGGCTTTTACCCTTTCTATCAACAAAATTGCCGATGATTACCTTAGCCAAGGTATTTTTCCGTGAGAAACCATTGGTATTTTTTATAAATTTGCAGCTTAGATTTTTTCTGCTTCCAACAGAATTAAATGTTTGGGAACAGAAAAGTACGAAATCGGGTTAGTTAGGTTGAATTACAAACATACCAACCCAAGGCCTGTGACCCACAGGTCTTTTCAAAAAAGCTTAAAAAGAATTAAAAGATATGATTACGGTAACAGAGAAAGCAAAAGTAAAATTAGCGGAGCTAAAGAAAGAAGAAGGCTTGGAAGACAGCTACAACGTGAGGGTTTCGGTGAAAGGTGGCGGATGCTCAGGGCTGATGTACGATCTTGATTTTGATGCCGAGATAAAGGACGGCGATGAAGTATTTGAAGACAACGGCGTAAAAGTACTGGTTGACAAAAAGAGTATGCTTTACCTCTTGGGAACTTCCCTAGATTTTAGCGATGGCTTGAACGGAAAAGGCTTCCAGTTTGTAAACCCTAACGCAACGAGAACTTGCGGCTGTGGCGAGAGCTTTTCGGTTTAAGCAAAGAAGTTTCTTAAAAAGAATCAAACGAACCCCTCTGGCAGTTGTGCTGGAGGGGTTTTGTTTTAACCATTTGTGCGCCACTTTCAATCTCGCAGACTCCTGCCGAGTGAGGGGTATTTGTATGATCCTGCGGAACAAGCTTTTTCAGGAATGGAAGAACCGTAGGGCGGAGAGCAAGCACAAGATGTCCGCCATAAACGCCATCCGCTCAAAGCTCGTCCACCGCATCTTCGCGGTCATTAACCAAGACAGGATGAAAAAATTATACGCATTCCCTTGTTTAAACCATAAGAGTAGTGGGGTAGGAACTACTTTAAGAGATTACCTTTTTCAATGAATAGTGGATCGACTTTCTGCAATTCTTTTAATGTCCAGCCATCTAGAGGTGGATCAGATACATATTCTGGAACGGGGTTATTAAATAACATGATACTTTGAGAGGGATAGTCAATTGTAAATTTTACATAATATCTCTTTCCTTCTTTTAGTCCCCTATTTTTAGGAAATGTACTTGAATTAAAATAACTCTTGTGGTCAACAATAATTTCCCAATCTGCATTTGGACCACCATTGGATGGGTATGATATGTGAAAAGTAGAAATAGTATACTTTTGGGGAAGCGATCCTGCCCAAATTTGAAATAGCCAATAACAGATGGAGCCTCCAAAAAAGAGGATAAAAAAGATTATTCTGAATATTTTCCTTGTATCCATATTTTATTTATTTTTATTCGTCTGTCTTTTAAGTCCACTTGCCCCTCCTTTATTGTAAAGCTCAATAGTTCCCTTCCATATGTCTGAATATAAGGATGACATTCCTTTTACTTTGAACCCAACATTTCCTACTGATCCATTGGCTAAGCCTGTATAAAGCTGGAATCCTTTACCTGTTATAAAGTTATGTGCCTTACCGCCAACTATACCAAATCCAGTATCAATCGCCGTTTCACTAAATGATTTGTCGACTCCAAACATCTGAGTTCCGGTTAAATTAAGAGGGATGTCAATAGCACCTCCAAAAGTAGAACTTCCTACTACTCCTAGCCCTGAACCTGCAATAATTATATCAGCTACGTCTGTCTGACCAATAGTATTTAGTACTGCCGTTGATGAAAAACCATATTCCAAAACATTATTAAAACCATTCACAGTTAGCTGTGTCCCTGTTTCAATTGCCATTTGACCTGTACTTAACGCAGGTAAGCTTTCTAATAAAATCGGAGCTCCATAAGCTGCGCCAACCGTACCAAACATTAGTTGGTTACCCCTTGTAGCTATAGCCTTTATGCCCTTCATAAAATCTGAGGCATAAAAGTCTGGCGGCTTGGTATAATGCAGCATATTGTTTTCGTTGCCCATTATATTAAATCTTTTGTTATCCCCCCTCTTATGATGAAAGTACAAGTTTCTGTAAATAGGATTGTTCATTATGGTAGACCTACTATACCCAGATGTGACAGTCACTTCGGGGAGGTTTTGTGGGGCAAGCCCACATTTAGGGCACTCAGGATCGGGAACGGGATCAGGGTCAGTTCCCATCAGGCCTAGAGGATCGTTATACTTGATCGGATTGTTGAATGCATAAGCCATAGGGTTAATCGAAGGCATTAAATCTGCCAATTGGTCTATTCCCCAAAATCTACCCAGCTGAGTATCAAGTGGTCTAAATGGGGTCATAGTCCAAGCCAACCCAAAATCGGTTTCTTTTTCACCCATACCATTAAATTGAAACATAAACTCAGGAATCCCGTTCCGCTCTATCCCGGCCATGTTCATGCCGAAGGGGTAGTAGTGGTTTTCCTGTGCTATAATACCCTTTTTGTGCGTGATCTGCAAGTCGTCGAACCAAACCTTTGTCTTGCTCTCGTTGGCCACATATACCTTGGCGTAGCCGTCTTGTCCTATTTTTATCTCGGGGTATATGTTGAGACCATGCCAACCGCCTCCACCAAGTCCGCTTACCCATCGGGTCTGGGTCTGGTCTTCCATCAGCTCGCCGTCTTGGTTATAGACCTCCACTTTGATGTATGCCGCAGGTTCGTCGTTCGCATTTTCCTTATTGCCCAAGGAGCTTATCCCAAAGCCAAGGCTTATCGGGCTACTGCCGCCATCAGGCACAAAAGTGTTTTGCATGGTTGATCCAATAGGAAGGGTGGACTCGTTGTTGGCTTGGTTGGCATCGTACAAATACTTTACAAACACACTGGCATCGATCGCATCACCTTTACCCACCTCAAACTGCTTGAACGGGCCTACTGGCAGTTGGTAGCCTTCTGCATTCCTTACCAAGGAAGATACCGATCCGCTTTTTGCAGTCACTTCCGTGTTTTGGGTGAGCTTGATGTTCTCGAAGCCGAGCTGCTCTTCCTCGTAGTCCTGCATGTCCAGCTCGGAGGTAGCTAGAAATACATCCTTTTCGTCCCCTTCCCTTACGCTCATCCTCAAGTTGCCCAGATGGTCCTTGTAGTGGTATTCGTACACAAAATCCTGCGTAAGGTCTTGGGTATCCGTTTTCCAGAGCGCCCTTCCCTCGGCGGTGTGCACAAAGCGCAGGGTGTCCTCTTCGTAGTGGAAGCCGCCCAAGTAATCGGTCACTTTAACCGGTACCCCATTTTCAAATACCTTTTTCTGGAGCTTGACCCCTGCCGCATCGTAGCGGTATTGGATCGTATTGCCCGAGCCAAAGTCGATCAGCTCCGGGAGGGATTGGTCGGAGATACCGTGTCTGGCACGGTAGGACACTGGATTATCTTGACTTGGCAAGCATTGTTGCTACCACAATTTCCCTCCCTCCCCAAAATTTCATAATATTGGCTCTTATATATTTGACCAAGGATTGGACTATGGAAAACAAAGAAGACTACCCTTTTCTATCGCTTATGATGGATGAGCAGATTTATGTGATTGAGGACAAGAGTGCAGAGAAAGTGCAGGTGGAAGAACCGATGGTGCGGGAGCTGAAAATCTATGGGGAAAACAAGAGGAAATACCTCATTTTGGTATCCTACGAAACCAATGATATTCTCAAAAGTAATGAATACGATTTTCTCATCAAAATCCTCAACGCCATTGAGCTTTCTATCAACGATATTTCCCTTGTAAACCTAAAAGAAAGCCCGATTGATTATGCTTCACTGCGGGAGGAAATCCAGTTTGACCATGCCGTGGTCTTCGGTATTTCGAAAGAGGAACTGCAGCTTACCACCGAAAAAAGTGTGGAGCGGTACGAGATACAGAAACTAGATGGGGCGCAGTTCTTGTTCGCCCACCCTCTATCTGAACTGATGGCAGACAAACACAAAAAGCTCCAGTTGTGGAAAACATTGCAACTGTTGCAAGCTATGTGATTGGAATTAACCTAAAATGCTTTATTTTAGGTTAGAGATTAAAAAATAGAACCCGTAGAGACGTCCATTTATGACGTCTCGTAAGCAACCAAAATGTAGAGACAAGACACGCCTTGTCTTTTATCAAATAATTAAATGTCAGAGGAGGAAGAAGACAAACATAAGGAAGAAGAACAGCAGCCCGAAGAGGGAAAGCCAAAGTCCTCTATAAAAGAGGAAATGAAGCGTTTCAGGGCTGATCTTGATCATTATAGAACTACCTATTTCAACGAACTGGAGGGCTATGAAAAGATCAAGAACGATGACTCCTACGACGAACTGAAAAAACAAAGCAACACCACTGACTGGGACGATGTGGAAATTACCCGCTTCTACCCAAACGTAGAAGAGATTTTCAAACCCCGCCCTCCCGTAAAAAACAGTATTTCGAGCATCAACTGGAACAAGGAAACCAACAAGGTTTATATAAAAGAATTTGACGAAGACGATGAGGTGGTAAAAGCCCAAATTGCCCAAATGAAGGGTGAGATGGATACGAGCAGTGGGTTGCTCTCTGGCGACTTGGGCAAGCAGATCAACAAACAACTGAAAGGCCTCCAAGAGGAAATACCTCTTAACAAACGGGACATTGAGCGCTACATTGGGGAAAACCTAGTATTCAAGCTAGCCGTTGCCATTATTTTGGTAGGCGTGATAGTTTTGTACCAATACTCCATAAGCATGGGGTATATCAACGAATACGCACGGGTTGCCGTTGGCATCACCATTGGTACGGCTTTTTGCGTATGGGCACATTACCATGAGCTAAACGGCAAATCGAAATTTACCCCAACCTTGGTTACGCTGGGAATCATCACGCTTTACTACACCGTACGGGTTTCCTTTTCTACCCACGAAATCCTTTCCCAAACCCAAGGCTTTATTGGCGGGATAATAGTCACGGGAATTGCTATTTTCCTCGCCATGCTCTACAATGAAAAACGGCTTTCCATCTTAGCTATTCTGGGCGGATACCTCACACCTTTTTTGGTAAGCACGGGTGAGGGGAATTATGTATATTTCTTTAGCTACGTACTCCTTTTTAACTTAGCAATGCTCATCATTGCCCACATTAAAAAGTGGCAGGTTATCAATTCTATTTCCATCCTTTCCACCTCGCTTTTCTTGGTGATTTGGACCACGCTCAACCCTTTTGACAACTACGGGGAATATATAGGCTTGCTGGCATTTTCAAGCCTTTCCTATCTTCTCTTTTTTGCTGCTATTTTTACTTATTCTAGGCACAAAAAACTAGAAGTAAAATCCTTTGATTTTTACATGCTTGCCTTTGTGTTCGGCATGTTTATTTTCAGTATTTACTACGCTGTTCCCCGCTTAGCTATTCGGGAATATATGCCACATATCTTATCCGGCATAGCAGCTTTTCAGGCATATTTTTCCTTTGTGCTGTACCGAAAAGAATCCCTAGAAGTGATCGCTTGGAGAAGACTTGCCCTTTCCTCCTTGTTGGTGGCCAACCTAGCGGGGCTTTATGGAATAAACCACCCAGAGTTTTACAACACTTTTTGGGCATTACAAGCCATTTTCCTCACGTGGCTGGGTATTCAATTAGAAGAAAAATTTGTACGAGATGCCGCAATGGTCGTCCTGCTGCTCGCCATTGCCAGCTTGCTTTATTCTTGGTCGCAAACTTACTGGAGTACTTATGAAATCACGCCAACCTTCATTATCAACAAAGGGATGTGGGCGAGTTTTGTTACACTTTGCGCTTCGCTCATAAGTGTCTTGCTCTATTCGGGGGAAGAAGAGCTGGAAGTATTGGGCATGGAAGTGATCAATTGGATAAAAATCATCAGCGTCACACTTTCCGTCATTGGCTACCTTACTGGGCTGTTCGAGTTACTTTGGCACACGCCCCAAATCCAACCAGAGCTTCGCATGCTTATGGTAGATGTTTATTCTATGGGCTACTTATTCTTCTACCGCTTCATTATTTACAACTATAAAATCGACCGGCTAAAAGTCAGCGTTGGCGGACTGATGGTCATTAGTGTGATTTTCTATATTTTCTTTGGGCAAAACCGAACACTCGAACTAAGGGATGCTTTTGTGAACAATAATGGGAACTTTTGGTCCTTTGGCTTTCATTATATAAACTTGGCCCTCTCCGCTTTGCTGGTCATCACAATCATGCGTGATATCACCTCAGGAAAAGAATGGTACCGTACAGGGAAATATGCTTTTGTGATGTGGTTCTTATGTGCCGTTATCGTTTTCCACTCCACTTATGAACTGGAACACACCATAGTTTTAATACGATATGCCTTTACCGATATCGGGATGGACGAATTCTTGTCTCAGGTCAGGCTTACCGGTTTTTCCATTCTCTGGTCTGTCATTTCTTCGGTCTTAATGTATTTTGGCATCACCAAAAAGCTCAAAGAACTTCGGGTTATCTCCTTGGTCCTTTTCACCATCACCATTGCCAAATTCTTGATTTTCGACTTTTGGTACATGCAAGCCATCTGGAAAATCATTTCAGCTATTTCCATTGGCATTTTGCTATTGATTGTATCTCAGATGTATGGTAAGCTTCGCAACCTGATAAACAGCGGGGAGCTTATATTTGACAAAGACAAAGTCTACTCCCAAGAAGAATCTGCCGAAATGATCCGCTATGCCCAAGCAAGGCGCGACATGTTGGAAGAAGACGAAGAGGACGACATCGACGATAAACTTCGCGATATTGATGATATGTACGAAGGAGACTATACCGACGATGAGGAATACGAGGATGACGAAGACGAGGATGAGTGGAGATAGAATCGTCCATTATTTCCCCGATATAACGAAGCGACCAACAGGAAATTCATTACAAATTCCGCAAGCAAAAACGCTATATATTGCAAACACGTTAGTGTTTATGCTGATTTTTTGCATAGCTCTTGGTAGTTTGGAGAATTACCTACATATTCGTTTGCTAAATTTCCCAATGGCACTCTTAGCTATTGGATTTACTATTTTTTTATCACCTTAATTTAAAAGAAAGAGGAAGAATGGCTAGGGTTTACAATTTTTCTGCGGGGCCAGCTGCCCTGCCGCAAGAAGTGCTGGAGAAAGCACAAAAGGAATTGGTCGATTACCAAGGAACAGGGATGTCTGTAATGGAAATGAGCCACCGCTCCAAGGCCTATATGGAGATCATTGGTGCCGCTCAAGCCAACTTGAGAAAGTTGATGAACATCTCCGACGATTACGAGGTGTTGTTCCTGCAAGGAGGCGCATCCATGCAGTTCGCTATGGTTCCTCTCAACTTGTTTTCCGAAAAGAAAAAAGCTGATATTATAAATACGGGGGCTTGGTCGAAGAAGGCAATTGCCGAAGCGAAGCGCTATGGAAACATCAATGTAGTTGCTTCGTCTGACGATAAGAATTTCTCGTACATTCCTAAGCTGAGCGCCGACATGTTCGATCCAGAAGCTGATTATGTCCATATCACGACCAACAACACAATTTATGGAACGCTATTCCCTTCTCTTCCAGACGTTGGGGATGTCCCTTTGGTTGCCGATATGTCATCTAACATCTTATCACAGGTGTATGATGTAAACAAGTTCGGAGTGATCTACGCTGGGGCGCAAAAGAACATCGGACCTGCGGGGCTTTGCATTGCTATTGTCCGTAAGGACTTGAT
It encodes:
- a CDS encoding DUF2339 domain-containing protein codes for the protein MSEEEEDKHKEEEQQPEEGKPKSSIKEEMKRFRADLDHYRTTYFNELEGYEKIKNDDSYDELKKQSNTTDWDDVEITRFYPNVEEIFKPRPPVKNSISSINWNKETNKVYIKEFDEDDEVVKAQIAQMKGEMDTSSGLLSGDLGKQINKQLKGLQEEIPLNKRDIERYIGENLVFKLAVAIILVGVIVLYQYSISMGYINEYARVAVGITIGTAFCVWAHYHELNGKSKFTPTLVTLGIITLYYTVRVSFSTHEILSQTQGFIGGIIVTGIAIFLAMLYNEKRLSILAILGGYLTPFLVSTGEGNYVYFFSYVLLFNLAMLIIAHIKKWQVINSISILSTSLFLVIWTTLNPFDNYGEYIGLLAFSSLSYLLFFAAIFTYSRHKKLEVKSFDFYMLAFVFGMFIFSIYYAVPRLAIREYMPHILSGIAAFQAYFSFVLYRKESLEVIAWRRLALSSLLVANLAGLYGINHPEFYNTFWALQAIFLTWLGIQLEEKFVRDAAMVVLLLAIASLLYSWSQTYWSTYEITPTFIINKGMWASFVTLCASLISVLLYSGEEELEVLGMEVINWIKIISVTLSVIGYLTGLFELLWHTPQIQPELRMLMVDVYSMGYLFFYRFIIYNYKIDRLKVSVGGLMVISVIFYIFFGQNRTLELRDAFVNNNGNFWSFGFHYINLALSALLVITIMRDITSGKEWYRTGKYAFVMWFLCAVIVFHSTYELEHTIVLIRYAFTDIGMDEFLSQVRLTGFSILWSVISSVLMYFGITKKLKELRVISLVLFTITIAKFLIFDFWYMQAIWKIISAISIGILLLIVSQMYGKLRNLINSGELIFDKDKVYSQEESAEMIRYAQARRDMLEEDEEDDIDDKLRDIDDMYEGDYTDDEEYEDDEDEDEWR
- a CDS encoding M28 family peptidase, whose product is MNSYLTKQLLPLLWIIVLSFYALELEKPTPVQPADAEGFSALNALPHIEIMASEVHMMGTAENRKVRDYIMAEFEKLGLETELFVGYDSYQSGNYIQLARTENIIATIKGKGDGKAVVLVAHYDSVIDSPGASDDVHAAACMLEVARLLVQGGHQNDIVFLVTDGEEQGLYGAKAFAKTKDLSNIGLVLNYEARGNSGSSISFEWSDGNGWLVEQVKEAGNRPVANSMSYEIYKRLPNGTDFTLFKNAGLAGINHAFIDGFSYYHNPDDIPENINPKSVQHTGENMFRLAKHFANTDLSSVKSENASFFNFFGSLPIYPSAWDLPLLLTTLLLVVFTIFKVAKGQKLSVLSFLKGFLSLFLGLALSGGLAFELSKLLFKFYPQYEEFYAGQFYNHKWYLVTSVGIGLLAMWLMAKWYVKKSDIASLKLSSLFILSIVTVLLYVFAPTASYFMLFPTLALTLICLADQFLEKAPVSSIVLRHVFSIVPIGVWTPVVLTLFLAFSLSGLAGSALLAGVISLGLLVAFPELWTESRLVPVVGAMLIVSSLLIGHLTSEPSESYPLPSKLKYTYNAESEKGYWSSYNKHPNAGNEQYIAGAENVPLYYPNTRTFKAKETEVKPHVPLPSVQLDSLDSSLVLLVSPVESFRKTIWMDNAQNIKGMKVNGKEVGFSGWGKESSVTIGLRAFPSDTLRIELTKRDVAQTTKCRLSSYFRSLPIADTLPANMVRGDGYSEIVQWVEL
- a CDS encoding iron-sulfur cluster assembly accessory protein, which codes for MITVTEKAKVKLAELKKEEGLEDSYNVRVSVKGGGCSGLMYDLDFDAEIKDGDEVFEDNGVKVLVDKKSMLYLLGTSLDFSDGLNGKGFQFVNPNATRTCGCGESFSV
- a CDS encoding Glu/Leu/Phe/Val dehydrogenase: MSKEYSFFNEVLSFVDKAAVHTGHPSGLIDQIKQCNSIYKMNFPIRKENGEYEVIKGYRVQHSHHKTPTKGGIRYSMGVNEDEVKALASLMTYKCALVNVPFGGAKGGIQIDRRNYSKVDIEKITRRYAYELTRKNFIGPAVDVPAPDFGTGEQEMAWIADTYSAFHPESINAVGCVTGKPISMSGIRGRREATGRGVYIGLYEAVNNADDMKKLGLSTGLEGKKVIVQGFGNVGFYAAKFLQEAGAIITGIAEYEGGIFHPDGLDVEAVFNHRRETKSILNFDGAKNITNSLELLEYECDILVPAALENQITSENAGNVKAKIIGEAANGPVSSAAAQVLLEKGTLIIPDLFLNAGGVTVSYFEWLKNLSRVSFGKLEKRYDKLNNQHLVEMLENTTGKSLTEAQRNTVVKGASELDLVNSGLEDTMIGAYQEMRETAYKYKIDDLRVAAFTLSINKIADDYLSQGIFP
- the serC gene encoding 3-phosphoserine/phosphohydroxythreonine transaminase, whose product is MARVYNFSAGPAALPQEVLEKAQKELVDYQGTGMSVMEMSHRSKAYMEIIGAAQANLRKLMNISDDYEVLFLQGGASMQFAMVPLNLFSEKKKADIINTGAWSKKAIAEAKRYGNINVVASSDDKNFSYIPKLSADMFDPEADYVHITTNNTIYGTLFPSLPDVGDVPLVADMSSNILSQVYDVNKFGVIYAGAQKNIGPAGLCIAIVRKDLIGSALDFTPTMLNYKTHADGGSMFNTPPTYGIYMAGLVFEWLLEKGGVAAMEKINKEKAAILYDFLDESKLFKATVTPSDRSIMNVPFVTGSDELDKAFIDGATAKGLTTLKGHRTVGGMRASIYNSMPTEGVVALVDFMKGFETKNS